From one Acidibrevibacterium fodinaquatile genomic stretch:
- a CDS encoding substrate-binding domain-containing protein produces MNPSFRYRTIALSAALTVALGLACAGPARAEEPSWCGPKKATLALLDGFGGNSWRLVTTASGKEEASLCPSITQYVYADGQGNTQKAISDIKSMAARGIDALVVFGDAGPAVLPALTAAYKAGKVVVPYRVDVGGKAGQNYTLFIGSSFKDDGVSWGKWIKSILPDGGNLLFLSGPAGNSQGLDELAGLKSVLDDKYKFLNPAPFDVTNWDPSLTQQVLTAEIAKHDKIDVIVSDFGPSLVGALPVFKKFNRSIPALATSDGNSLGCFWVENHKDNPDFKLFTVATGNDNVRLAVDWAVAEVTGGKPPAEKIFKAPVFEDSVSGQPHPVQCRSDLPGAIYLSAKLAGDAQAKAVNR; encoded by the coding sequence ATGAACCCATCGTTTCGTTACAGAACAATCGCGCTGAGCGCCGCGCTCACCGTCGCGCTCGGGCTCGCGTGCGCCGGCCCCGCCCGCGCCGAGGAGCCCTCATGGTGCGGCCCGAAAAAGGCGACCCTCGCCCTGCTCGATGGCTTCGGCGGCAATAGCTGGCGGCTGGTCACCACCGCCTCGGGCAAGGAGGAAGCGTCTCTCTGTCCGAGCATCACGCAATATGTCTACGCCGACGGCCAGGGCAACACCCAGAAGGCGATTTCCGACATCAAGAGCATGGCCGCGCGTGGCATCGATGCGCTGGTGGTGTTCGGCGATGCCGGTCCGGCGGTACTGCCGGCGCTGACCGCGGCCTATAAAGCGGGCAAGGTGGTGGTGCCCTATCGCGTCGATGTCGGCGGCAAGGCCGGCCAGAATTACACGCTGTTCATCGGCTCGTCCTTCAAGGATGATGGCGTGAGCTGGGGCAAATGGATCAAGAGCATCCTGCCCGATGGCGGCAATCTTCTGTTCTTGAGCGGCCCGGCCGGCAACAGCCAGGGGCTTGACGAACTCGCCGGCCTGAAATCGGTGCTCGACGACAAATATAAATTCCTCAATCCGGCGCCCTTCGACGTGACCAACTGGGATCCGTCGCTGACCCAGCAGGTTCTGACCGCCGAAATCGCCAAGCACGATAAGATCGACGTCATCGTCTCCGATTTCGGTCCCTCGCTGGTCGGCGCGCTGCCGGTGTTCAAGAAATTCAATCGCTCGATCCCGGCGCTCGCGACCTCGGATGGCAATTCGCTCGGCTGCTTCTGGGTCGAGAACCACAAGGACAATCCGGATTTCAAGCTCTTCACGGTCGCGACCGGCAATGACAATGTCCGCCTCGCGGTGGACTGGGCGGTGGCCGAGGTGACCGGCGGCAAGCCGCCGGCCGAGAAGATCTTCAAGGCGCCGGTGTTCGAGGATTCAGTCTCCGGCCAGCCCCATCCGGTGCAGTGCCGGAGCGATCTGCCAGGGGCGATCTATCTCTCGGCGAAGCTCGCTGGCGACGCTCAGGCCAAGGCAGTGAACAGGTAA